The Anaeromyxobacter sp. nucleotide sequence CAGCTCGCGCGAGATCAACTGCAAGATCGTCTATTACGGTCCCGGCCTGTGCGGGAAGACGACCAACCTGCAGTACGTGTACGCGAAGACCAACCCGGACGCGAAGGGGAAGATGATCTCCCTGGCGACCGAGACCGAGCGCACGCTCTTCTTCGACTTCCTGCCGCTCTCGCTCGGCGAGATCCGCGGCTTCAAGACCCGCTTCCACCTCTACACGGTGCCGGGCCAGGTCTTCTACGACGCCTCCCGCAAGCTCATCCTGAAGGGCGTGGACGGGGTGGTCTTCGTGGCCGACTCGCAGATCGAGCGCATGGAGGCCAACCTCGAGTCGGTCGAGAACCTGCGCGTCAACCTCTCGGAGCAGGGGTACGACCTCTCCAAGATCCCGTATGTCGTGCAGTACAACAAGCGCGACCTGCCCAACATCGCCACGGTCGAGGAGCTGCGCCGGCTCCTCAACCCGAAGAACGTCCCGGAGTACCAGGCGGTTGCACCCACGGGGGTGGGGGTCTTCGACACCTTGAAGGCCGTGGCGAAGCTGGTCCTCACCGAGCTCAAGCGAGGCGGTTGACGATCACGCCGGGGGGCCGGCGCGCAGTGGCTTTCGCTACGCTACGTGCGGGGCCGATGGTATAACCGGGGCCTTGCCTTTGATTACGCGGGAGAATTCTCCCGCGAGCGAGGTCGACCGTGCTTCGAAACTGCCGCTGGATCCTTGTCGCGCTGGCCCTCGGGCCGGCGGTCGCGATGGCCCAGGCGCCCGCCAGCGCGCCGGCCGCCCCCCAGACGGCCGAGGAGCAGAACGACCTCAAGGTCAGGACCCTGGAGGAGCGCGTCTCCGACCTGAAGGAGAAGATCTTCAGGACCAAGGCCCGCCTGATGAACCTGCAGGAGATGGTCATCGGCGGCGACATCACCACCGGCGCCAAGGCGGTGCTG carries:
- a CDS encoding gliding-motility protein MglA, yielding MSFINYSSREINCKIVYYGPGLCGKTTNLQYVYAKTNPDAKGKMISLATETERTLFFDFLPLSLGEIRGFKTRFHLYTVPGQVFYDASRKLILKGVDGVVFVADSQIERMEANLESVENLRVNLSEQGYDLSKIPYVVQYNKRDLPNIATVEELRRLLNPKNVPEYQAVAPTGVGVFDTLKAVAKLVLTELKRGG